A stretch of the Thiohalospira halophila DSM 15071 genome encodes the following:
- the hemH gene encoding ferrochelatase, which translates to MARFRGEQYHHGEGERLGILLTNLGTPDAPTPSALRRYLGEFLWDRRVVEIPRAVWWLILHGIILRTRPKKSAAAYAGVWGDEGSPLLAHGRRQAKALETELNQRLPGPVSVSLAMRYGQPSIQAGLEELHAAGARRILVLPLYPQYASATTGSTFDKVTEVLRQWRWVPEVRFVHQYHDDPGYIAALASSIREHWAEHGRPRRLLMSFHGIPERGRDAGDPYFCHCHKTGRLLAEALELGSEEWQVAFQSRFGKAKWIEPYTDATLTAWGREGLEHADVVCPGFPADCLETLEEIGEENREYFEEAGGGQYHYIPALNDRADHIQALAALATRHVAGWPEAERAPDPEAAESSRRRALELGAAD; encoded by the coding sequence ATGGCCCGCTTTCGCGGCGAGCAGTACCACCACGGCGAAGGGGAGCGGCTCGGCATCCTGCTGACCAATCTCGGCACGCCTGACGCCCCCACTCCCTCGGCCCTGCGCCGGTATCTGGGCGAATTCCTCTGGGATCGGCGCGTGGTGGAGATCCCGCGGGCCGTCTGGTGGCTCATCCTCCACGGCATCATCCTGCGCACGCGGCCGAAGAAATCCGCCGCGGCCTACGCCGGCGTGTGGGGCGACGAGGGTTCGCCGCTCCTCGCCCACGGCCGCCGCCAGGCAAAGGCGCTGGAGACCGAACTGAACCAGCGGCTGCCGGGGCCGGTGAGCGTCTCCCTGGCCATGCGCTACGGCCAGCCCTCCATCCAGGCCGGGCTGGAGGAGCTGCACGCCGCCGGCGCCCGCCGGATCCTGGTGCTGCCGCTCTATCCCCAGTACGCCTCCGCCACCACCGGCTCCACCTTCGACAAGGTGACCGAGGTGCTGCGCCAGTGGCGCTGGGTGCCGGAGGTCCGTTTCGTCCACCAGTACCACGACGATCCGGGCTACATCGCCGCCCTGGCCAGCTCCATCCGCGAGCACTGGGCCGAGCACGGCCGACCCCGGCGGCTGCTCATGTCCTTCCACGGCATCCCCGAGCGCGGGCGCGATGCCGGTGACCCCTACTTCTGCCACTGCCACAAGACCGGCCGGCTGCTCGCCGAGGCGCTGGAGCTGGGCTCGGAGGAGTGGCAGGTGGCCTTCCAGTCCCGCTTCGGCAAGGCCAAGTGGATCGAGCCCTATACCGACGCGACCCTCACCGCCTGGGGCCGGGAAGGGCTGGAGCACGCCGACGTGGTCTGCCCCGGCTTCCCCGCCGACTGCCTGGAGACCCTGGAGGAGATCGGCGAGGAGAACCGCGAGTACTTCGAGGAAGCCGGTGGCGGGCAGTACCACTACATCCCGGCCCTCAACGACCGGGCCGACCACATCCAGGCCCTGGCCGCCCTGGCCACCCGCCACGTCGCCGGCTGGCCCGAGGCCGAGCGTGCCCCGGATCCCGAGGCGGCCGAGTCCAGCCGTCGCCGCGCCCTGGAACTGGGGGCGGCGGATTAG
- a CDS encoding V-type ATP synthase subunit I, whose protein sequence is MSLRTRQARWFELLTQRAELPRAVDCLAHTGAVELETRSEGEAEPAVAGLEEGLEEYRQLQARYGDYFPPAEERRPDEHPGVPEEVFRDALDRVRAWANDADAAVQRLEAIAAEEAELARVADFLGGLGDADLPLGALAREGESVVSTVFLLPAALEEGMESLPPGVMTRRVPGSEATYLLAVGPADEVDTLYRRITRERGQRLRLPREPGDTPAEARQTVAHRRAELASEAADLRRRLDRLARQHGLAGAVGEIERLLWFIRTVDAVPVSENFAWLTGWTSEEAADLQAALAEAGVEGVVRLTDPPPGVQPPQVFHNPAWARPFEIFARLLGTPDRNEADPSRLLAVLVPLLFGYMFGDLGQGAVLAALGFGLRRRYPAAGILIPAGVASMAFGALYGSVFALEILPPLWLRPMDEPLTILLVPLVGGIVILLLGLLLNGVEAFWAGRVGLWWRQEAGVLVGYLGLMAGLLHPAGFAVAGAGLVWYLWGAWSRGGGEGRLATLGADAGRLLESAFQLVINTLSFARVGAFALAHSGLALAVESLAHGAGFIGAAIILVAGNVVILALEGLVVSIQITRLMLFEFFVRFLHGGGRPFRPLAASRSSGGGDSTKTDPERSST, encoded by the coding sequence ATGAGTCTGCGGACCCGCCAGGCGCGCTGGTTCGAGCTCCTCACCCAGCGCGCGGAGCTCCCCCGGGCGGTGGACTGCCTGGCCCACACCGGCGCCGTGGAGCTGGAGACCCGCTCCGAGGGGGAGGCCGAGCCGGCCGTGGCCGGCCTGGAAGAGGGGCTGGAGGAGTACCGCCAGCTCCAGGCCCGCTACGGCGACTACTTTCCCCCCGCCGAAGAGCGCCGCCCCGACGAGCATCCCGGCGTCCCGGAGGAGGTCTTTCGGGATGCCCTGGATCGCGTGCGTGCCTGGGCGAATGACGCGGATGCCGCGGTCCAGCGGCTGGAGGCCATCGCCGCCGAGGAGGCGGAGCTGGCCCGGGTGGCCGACTTCCTGGGCGGCCTGGGCGATGCCGATCTCCCCCTGGGCGCGCTGGCCAGGGAAGGGGAGTCGGTGGTCAGCACCGTCTTCCTCCTCCCGGCCGCGCTGGAGGAGGGGATGGAGAGCCTCCCCCCGGGGGTGATGACCCGCCGGGTTCCGGGGAGCGAGGCCACCTACCTGCTGGCCGTGGGCCCCGCCGACGAGGTCGATACCCTGTATCGCCGGATCACCCGGGAGCGCGGCCAGCGTCTGAGATTGCCGCGGGAGCCGGGGGATACGCCGGCGGAGGCCCGGCAGACGGTGGCCCATCGCCGGGCCGAACTGGCCTCGGAGGCGGCCGACCTGCGCCGCCGACTGGACCGCCTGGCACGCCAGCACGGCCTCGCCGGCGCCGTGGGCGAGATCGAGCGGCTGCTCTGGTTCATCCGGACCGTGGATGCGGTACCGGTCTCCGAGAACTTCGCCTGGCTCACCGGCTGGACCAGCGAGGAGGCCGCCGACCTCCAGGCCGCCCTGGCCGAGGCCGGAGTGGAGGGGGTGGTCCGGCTCACCGACCCGCCCCCCGGTGTTCAGCCGCCCCAGGTCTTCCACAACCCGGCCTGGGCGCGCCCCTTCGAGATCTTCGCCCGCCTGCTGGGTACGCCGGACCGCAACGAGGCGGATCCCAGCCGCCTGCTCGCCGTCCTGGTGCCGCTGCTGTTCGGCTACATGTTCGGCGATCTCGGCCAGGGGGCGGTCCTGGCCGCCCTGGGCTTCGGGCTGCGTCGGCGCTACCCCGCCGCCGGGATCCTCATTCCGGCCGGTGTGGCCTCCATGGCCTTCGGCGCCCTCTACGGGAGCGTCTTCGCCCTGGAGATCCTGCCGCCGCTGTGGCTGCGTCCCATGGACGAGCCCCTGACCATCCTGCTGGTGCCGCTGGTGGGCGGGATCGTCATCCTCCTGCTGGGACTGCTGCTCAACGGCGTCGAGGCCTTCTGGGCCGGCCGCGTGGGGCTCTGGTGGCGCCAGGAGGCCGGTGTCCTGGTGGGCTACCTCGGCCTCATGGCGGGGCTGCTCCATCCCGCCGGCTTCGCGGTGGCCGGAGCCGGCCTGGTGTGGTACCTCTGGGGCGCCTGGTCCCGGGGCGGCGGGGAGGGCCGGTTGGCTACCCTGGGCGCCGACGCGGGGCGGCTGCTGGAGAGCGCCTTCCAGCTCGTCATCAACACCCTCTCCTTCGCCCGCGTGGGGGCCTTCGCCCTGGCCCACTCGGGGCTGGCGCTGGCGGTGGAGTCCCTGGCCCACGGGGCGGGGTTCATCGGGGCCGCGATCATCCTGGTGGCGGGGAATGTCGTCATCCTCGCCCTGGAGGGGCTGGTGGTCTCCATCCAGATCACGCGCCTGATGCTCTTTGAATTCTTCGTGCGCTTCCTCCACGGCGGGGGGCGGCCCTTCCGGCCCCTGGCCGCTTCCCGCTCCAGCGGGGGAGGCGACTCAACCAAGACCGACCCGGAAAGGAGCTCGACATGA
- a CDS encoding DUF3581 family protein translates to MSIVDDYICREGDTVRVGAEAASRFAKEVAGDFNPIHDPDNRRFCVPGDLLFALVVGHYGLSPRMEFRFNGMVGADTPLALPEADGEMTIADTDGREYLTVARAPEPLADPAVAEALVRGYVAFSGQNFPWILQPLMAEQGVMFNPDRPLIIYDSMAFELLEGEGGPDLDVELADSSMEVDGKRGDVHLAFRLTSGGRTVGHGSKRLVVSGLRPYDETRMAEIIETFDVRKAAYFEEAGAV, encoded by the coding sequence ATGTCCATCGTCGACGACTATATCTGCCGCGAAGGCGATACCGTCCGGGTTGGTGCCGAGGCGGCAAGCCGGTTCGCCAAGGAGGTAGCCGGCGATTTCAATCCCATTCACGACCCCGACAACCGGCGATTCTGCGTGCCCGGCGATCTCCTCTTCGCCCTGGTGGTGGGCCACTACGGCCTCTCCCCGCGGATGGAGTTTCGCTTCAACGGGATGGTCGGCGCCGATACCCCGCTGGCGCTGCCGGAGGCGGACGGCGAGATGACCATCGCCGATACCGATGGCCGGGAGTACCTCACCGTCGCCCGGGCGCCGGAGCCGCTGGCCGATCCGGCCGTCGCGGAGGCGCTGGTGCGCGGCTACGTCGCCTTCTCCGGGCAGAATTTCCCCTGGATCCTGCAGCCGCTCATGGCGGAGCAGGGAGTGATGTTCAACCCCGACCGCCCGCTCATCATCTATGACAGCATGGCCTTCGAGCTGCTGGAGGGGGAGGGCGGCCCCGATCTGGACGTGGAGCTGGCTGACAGCAGCATGGAGGTCGATGGCAAGCGCGGTGATGTCCATCTCGCCTTCCGGCTCACCAGTGGTGGCCGGACGGTGGGCCACGGCTCCAAGCGGCTGGTGGTCAGCGGCCTGCGCCCCTACGACGAGACGCGCATGGCCGAGATCATCGAGACGTTTGATGTCCGCAAGGCCGCCTACTTCGAAGAGGCCGGGGCCGTCTGA
- a CDS encoding V-type ATP synthase subunit F — MAGRDWSTDLGRRPPAYLGDATTAAGFRLAGLDAHAPEADQLLPTFRELLTITDLLLLGATAARSLPPSEVNAAVASGRPLVVVVPDIHGETPMRDLKQRLRRELGVDL; from the coding sequence TTGGCGGGACGGGACTGGTCGACCGACCTGGGCCGGCGGCCGCCGGCCTATCTGGGGGATGCCACCACCGCTGCCGGTTTCCGGCTGGCGGGGCTGGATGCCCACGCCCCGGAGGCCGACCAGCTCCTGCCCACCTTCCGCGAATTGCTGACCATCACGGACCTCCTCCTGCTGGGGGCCACGGCGGCCCGCAGCCTGCCACCGTCGGAGGTCAATGCAGCAGTGGCCTCGGGTCGGCCGCTGGTGGTGGTGGTGCCGGATATCCACGGGGAGACCCCCATGCGCGACCTCAAACAGCGCCTGCGTCGGGAACTGGGAGTGGATCTGTGA
- a CDS encoding ATP synthase subunit C: MIQAQRRAAGLTLLALLAAVAGTVLVFAAPQALAAAAGGENAIDPGVRQWGYIAAALATGLSSLAAGYAVAAVGSAAVGAIAENPDLLGRLLVFVGLAEGIAIYGLIVSILILNQLG, encoded by the coding sequence ATGATTCAGGCACAACGACGCGCGGCGGGACTCACCCTCCTGGCACTGCTGGCCGCCGTGGCCGGTACCGTTCTGGTCTTCGCCGCGCCGCAGGCGCTGGCCGCGGCCGCCGGGGGGGAGAACGCCATCGACCCCGGGGTCCGCCAGTGGGGCTACATCGCCGCCGCCCTGGCCACCGGCCTCTCGTCCCTGGCCGCCGGCTATGCAGTGGCGGCGGTGGGTTCGGCGGCGGTGGGGGCCATCGCCGAGAATCCCGATCTGCTGGGCCGGCTGCTGGTCTTCGTGGGCCTGGCGGAGGGGATCGCCATCTACGGCCTCATCGTCTCCATCCTGATCCTCAACCAGCTCGGCTAG